A genome region from Deinococcus sp. KNUC1210 includes the following:
- a CDS encoding gamma-glutamylcyclotransferase, with amino-acid sequence MSAPDPQPTPPRSVFVYGTLMPGERNAWVAHTAAPPVRAERARLSGYTLYDLRPEGYPALIENTSEAAVEGWVLHYGEGWEAALPHLDDLEGLHLTPPLYHRQQATAETESGPQTVWVYVYARLDRLQTSGAVVVASGRWTDTADREFDTGWPGVGEG; translated from the coding sequence ATGAGCGCCCCAGACCCGCAGCCCACACCGCCCCGCTCGGTCTTCGTGTACGGCACGCTGATGCCCGGCGAGCGAAACGCCTGGGTGGCCCACACCGCCGCTCCTCCGGTCCGGGCCGAGCGAGCACGTCTGAGCGGCTACACCCTCTACGACCTGCGCCCGGAAGGCTATCCGGCACTGATCGAGAACACCTCTGAGGCAGCCGTCGAGGGCTGGGTGCTGCACTACGGGGAAGGCTGGGAAGCGGCCCTGCCCCACCTCGACGACCTGGAGGGCCTGCACCTGACGCCGCCGCTGTATCACCGCCAGCAGGCTACCGCCGAGACCGAAAGTGGGCCGCAGACCGTCTGGGTGTATGTCTATGCCCGCCTGGACCGCCTGCAGACGTCCGGCGCGGTGGTGGTGGCTTCGGGCCGTTGGACCGATACCGCCGACCGGGAATTCGATACCGGCTGGCCGGGAGTGGGGGAAGGGTAA